In Dehalococcoidia bacterium, a genomic segment contains:
- a CDS encoding acyl-CoA dehydrogenase family protein, with protein MEYRFTPQEEAFRQEVRAFLQRELPPGYTGPVTLGDEEDEALHRRMQRLLAQKGWLTIGWPKEYGGQAASQITQTIFAEEVAYFRAPGVDTSGIKMLGPTLMLWGTEEQKREFLPPIARGEVNWCQGYSEPGSGSDLASLQTRAVADGDDFIINGSKIWTSRAHRADWMFLLARTNPDAPKHRGITFFLVSMRSPGVQVRPIVNMAGVHHFNQVFFDNVRVPKRQVVGEVDRGWYVAVTLLDFERSGVEYPTQARKYTEDLAQFAREADGGRLAKDPRWRARLAELYLEAQVGRLLAYHVAYLQSQKQVPNKEASISKVFGTELLQRVAHTGMEMLGVYGLLDKGAPKAPLGGVISRLWLCARSTSIGAGTSEIQRNIIALRGLGLPRG; from the coding sequence ATGGAGTATCGTTTCACTCCACAGGAAGAGGCGTTTCGCCAGGAGGTTCGTGCCTTTCTGCAGAGGGAACTGCCCCCTGGGTACACCGGCCCTGTCACGCTGGGGGACGAAGAGGATGAGGCCCTACATCGGCGCATGCAGCGCCTCCTGGCCCAAAAGGGCTGGCTTACTATCGGCTGGCCTAAGGAATACGGGGGACAGGCTGCCTCCCAAATCACCCAGACCATTTTTGCCGAGGAGGTGGCCTACTTCCGCGCCCCGGGGGTGGACACCAGCGGGATCAAGATGCTGGGGCCGACCCTGATGCTTTGGGGGACCGAGGAACAGAAGCGGGAGTTTTTGCCCCCCATCGCCCGTGGCGAGGTGAACTGGTGCCAAGGGTACTCGGAGCCGGGCTCGGGCTCCGACCTTGCGTCTCTGCAAACCCGCGCTGTAGCCGACGGTGATGACTTCATCATCAATGGCTCCAAAATCTGGACGAGCCGTGCCCACCGCGCCGATTGGATGTTCCTGCTGGCCCGCACCAATCCCGATGCCCCTAAACATCGGGGCATCACCTTCTTCCTGGTGAGTATGCGGAGTCCCGGCGTTCAGGTGCGTCCCATTGTGAATATGGCCGGGGTGCATCACTTCAATCAGGTGTTCTTTGACAATGTGCGCGTGCCCAAGCGCCAAGTGGTGGGGGAGGTGGACCGAGGGTGGTATGTGGCGGTAACTCTCCTGGACTTTGAGCGTTCGGGTGTGGAATATCCCACCCAAGCCCGCAAATACACGGAGGACCTGGCACAGTTCGCCCGGGAGGCCGATGGGGGCCGGTTGGCCAAGGACCCCCGCTGGCGCGCCCGCCTGGCCGAGTTGTACTTAGAGGCCCAGGTGGGGCGCCTGCTGGCCTACCACGTGGCATACCTGCAGAGCCAAAAGCAGGTGCCCAACAAAGAGGCATCTATCAGCAAGGTGTTTGGCACCGAATTGCTCCAGAGGGTGGCCCACACAGGGATGGAGATGCTGGGGGTGTACGGCCTGCTGGATAAAGGCGCGCCCAAAGCACCTTTGGGGGGTGTGATCAGTCGTCTGTGGCTATGTGCGCGTTCCACCAGTATCGGTGCCGGCACCAGCGAAATCCAGCGCAATATCATCGCTCTGCGAGGATTGGGTCTGCCCAGGGGGTAA
- a CDS encoding LEA type 2 family protein, translated as MRLAWGAAPLGRRVGLVVGVALLALVVGLGWGCRAVQERVEAAKPRVEVSGARLRSISPTSMLVEAQATVDNPNPIGAHIESVTYDIFFRRGEVWVVLGRGEKRDFQIRPQGSTALELPVTVDNLALVQALATALAQGGVVPIKISGTVRVKVGPTAFTIPFEQERTAFLLR; from the coding sequence TTGCGCCTGGCTTGGGGGGCTGCGCCTCTGGGGAGACGGGTTGGGTTGGTGGTGGGGGTCGCCCTCCTGGCCCTTGTCGTAGGACTCGGCTGGGGCTGTCGAGCTGTCCAGGAGCGGGTGGAGGCGGCCAAACCCCGGGTGGAGGTATCCGGGGCACGCCTGCGGAGCATTAGCCCCACCAGCATGCTGGTAGAGGCCCAGGCCACGGTGGATAACCCTAACCCCATCGGGGCGCACATTGAGAGTGTTACCTACGATATCTTTTTCCGGCGGGGGGAAGTCTGGGTTGTGCTCGGCCGAGGGGAGAAGCGAGACTTTCAGATACGCCCGCAGGGGAGCACCGCCTTGGAGTTACCTGTAACGGTGGATAACCTTGCTCTGGTGCAAGCCCTCGCTACCGCCCTCGCCCAAGGGGGGGTGGTGCCGATAAAGATAAGCGGAACGGTGCGGGTGAAGGTTGGCCCCACTGCCTTCACCATCCCTTTTGAGCAGGAGCGGACGGCCTTCCTGCTGCGCTAA
- a CDS encoding Lrp/AsnC ligand binding domain-containing protein translates to MTKAYILIETAVGKTRDVVQALRTISGMRSVDAVTGPYDVIAVLEADDLNTIGQTVTEKIHTVSGVLRTVTCLSVTVR, encoded by the coding sequence ATGACCAAGGCGTACATCCTCATTGAGACCGCCGTGGGGAAGACCCGGGATGTGGTACAGGCTCTGCGCACCATTTCAGGGATGCGCTCCGTGGACGCCGTGACGGGCCCCTACGATGTCATTGCGGTTTTGGAGGCGGATGACCTCAACACCATCGGCCAGACCGTTACGGAGAAGATTCACACCGTCAGTGGGGTCTTGCGCACCGTTACCTGCCTTTCGGTAACCGTCCGTTAG